A window of Eikenella corrodens contains these coding sequences:
- a CDS encoding THUMP domain-containing class I SAM-dependent RNA methyltransferase, protein MTNHTLFATCPRGLETILAQELADQGCTHIAPTDGGVSCQGSLEAAYRANLHSRTASRILLQLAKQPYRSEDDIYRAAKSIRWEDWFHAGQTFKIKVEGKRARVKSLDFTALKIKDGLCDRFRSSQGQRPSVDKANPHIRIHAFINEQHAAIFIDTSGEALFKRGYRQDTGAAPLRENLAAGLLLLAGYNGSQPFQDPFCGSGTLPIEAALIATRRAPGLNRRFGFEQLANFDAGLWQRLRQEAQAAVLPQAPAPIAGSDTDRRLIQTAATNAREAQVAGHIVFQVADVRDTRPNGENGILLANPPYGVRLEEVQTLHALYPQLGSWLKQHYPGWLCGLLTADRDLPKLMRLSLKRKIPLYNGNLDCRLFLLDMVRGSHRTPKAE, encoded by the coding sequence ATGACCAACCACACCCTCTTCGCCACCTGCCCGCGCGGCCTCGAAACCATCCTCGCCCAAGAGCTGGCCGACCAAGGCTGCACCCACATCGCCCCCACCGACGGCGGCGTATCCTGCCAAGGCAGCCTCGAAGCCGCCTACCGCGCCAACCTCCACTCCCGCACCGCCAGCCGCATCCTGCTGCAACTGGCCAAACAGCCCTACCGCAGCGAAGACGACATTTACCGCGCCGCAAAAAGCATTCGTTGGGAAGACTGGTTTCATGCCGGGCAAACCTTCAAAATCAAGGTGGAAGGCAAACGCGCCCGCGTGAAAAGCCTCGACTTTACCGCCCTCAAAATCAAAGACGGCCTGTGCGACCGCTTCCGCAGCAGCCAAGGCCAACGCCCCAGCGTGGACAAAGCCAATCCGCACATCCGCATCCACGCCTTCATCAACGAGCAGCACGCCGCCATCTTTATCGACACCAGCGGCGAAGCCCTGTTCAAACGCGGCTACCGCCAAGACACCGGCGCCGCCCCCCTGCGCGAAAACCTCGCCGCCGGCCTGCTCCTGCTCGCCGGCTACAACGGCAGCCAGCCCTTCCAAGACCCTTTCTGCGGCAGCGGCACCCTCCCCATCGAAGCCGCCCTCATCGCCACCCGGCGCGCCCCCGGCCTCAACCGCCGCTTCGGTTTCGAGCAGCTGGCCAACTTCGATGCCGGCCTCTGGCAGCGCCTGCGCCAAGAAGCCCAAGCCGCCGTATTGCCGCAAGCCCCCGCGCCCATTGCCGGCAGCGATACCGACCGCCGCCTGATCCAAACCGCCGCCACCAACGCCCGCGAAGCCCAAGTGGCCGGGCACATCGTGTTTCAGGTAGCCGACGTGCGCGACACCCGACCCAACGGCGAAAACGGCATCCTCCTCGCCAACCCGCCCTACGGCGTACGCCTTGAAGAAGTTCAAACCCTGCACGCCCTCTACCCCCAGCTCGGCTCCTGGCTCAAACAGCACTACCCCGGCTGGCTCTGCGGCCTGCTCACCGCCGACCGCGACCTGCCCAAACTCATGCGCCTGTCGCTAAAGCGCAAAATTCCCCTGTATAACGGTAACCTCGACTGCCGCCTGTTCCTGCTCGACATGGTACGCGGCTCCCACCGCACACCTAAGGCGGAATAG
- the murU gene encoding N-acetylmuramate alpha-1-phosphate uridylyltransferase MurU, translating to MKAIILAAGRGERMRPLTDTLPKPMLPCGREPLIGWHLRRLAAAGIREIVINHAWLGEKIEQGLGNGSRYGVSIRYSPEAPGGLETAGGIATALPLLGSEPFLVINGDILTDFDCRTAIERAAQMSAHTLAHLWLVPNPPHHPQGDFRLQPGGQVTDAESPQPAHTFSGIGLYRPELFARTAAHQRAKLAPLLRQAMRQGQVSGEMHTGLWLDVGTPERLQEAARISEQWAN from the coding sequence ATGAAAGCCATAATACTGGCCGCCGGACGCGGCGAGCGGATGCGCCCGCTCACCGACACCCTGCCCAAACCCATGCTCCCATGCGGCCGCGAGCCGCTCATCGGCTGGCATTTGCGCCGCCTAGCCGCCGCCGGCATCAGGGAAATCGTCATCAACCACGCCTGGCTCGGCGAAAAAATCGAACAAGGCCTCGGCAACGGCAGCCGTTACGGCGTGTCTATCCGATATTCGCCCGAAGCACCCGGCGGGCTGGAAACCGCAGGCGGCATCGCCACCGCCCTGCCGCTCTTGGGCAGCGAGCCTTTCTTGGTGATCAACGGCGACATCCTCACCGATTTCGACTGCCGCACCGCCATCGAACGTGCCGCCCAAATGAGCGCCCACACCCTCGCCCACCTCTGGCTCGTGCCCAACCCCCCGCACCACCCGCAAGGCGACTTCCGCCTGCAACCCGGCGGCCAAGTTACCGACGCCGAGTCCCCGCAGCCCGCCCACACCTTCAGCGGCATCGGCCTCTACCGCCCCGAGCTTTTCGCCCGCACCGCCGCCCACCAACGTGCCAAACTCGCCCCCCTGCTGCGCCAAGCCATGCGGCAAGGCCAAGTGAGCGGCGAAATGCACACCGGCCTGTGGCTCGACGTGGGCACGCCCGAACGCCTGCAGGAAGCCGCCCGCATCAGCGAACAGTGGGCAAACTGA
- a CDS encoding methyltransferase, with protein sequence MTTKHTLERYSQEQHTAQEAQRLAQQIIFGPIAFQASRLMVKFGILERLNRAAEGQTLEEIAQEAKLSRYAAQVLLEASLSIGTVLCENGRYRISKAGWFLIKDPMAPINMDFVHDVCYQGTFDLEAALLEGRPAGLKVFGSWPTIYEGLSSLPPRALEKWLAFDHFYSDHSFPAALEIVFSQPVRRLLDVGGNTGRWALQCVAYSPEVQVTIMDLPQQIQLMKEHTARLPGADRIHGHPANLLDPATPFPEGFDAIWMSQFLDCFTEEQVTSILSRAAKSMGENSTLYILEPLWDRQKHETAAYCLTQTSLYFTAMANGNSKLFHSADLIRCIEAAGLQTAKIHNNIGLGNSLICCKKA encoded by the coding sequence ATGACCACCAAACACACCCTCGAACGCTACAGCCAAGAACAACACACCGCCCAAGAAGCCCAGCGCCTTGCCCAGCAAATCATCTTCGGCCCCATCGCCTTCCAAGCCTCCCGCCTGATGGTGAAATTCGGCATCCTAGAGCGGCTCAACCGCGCCGCCGAAGGCCAAACCCTCGAAGAAATCGCCCAAGAAGCCAAGCTCAGCCGCTATGCCGCCCAAGTGCTGCTCGAAGCCTCCCTCTCCATCGGCACCGTCCTCTGCGAAAACGGGCGCTACCGCATCAGCAAAGCCGGCTGGTTTTTAATCAAAGACCCCATGGCCCCCATCAACATGGATTTCGTGCACGACGTCTGCTACCAAGGCACATTCGACCTCGAAGCCGCCCTGCTCGAAGGCCGCCCCGCCGGGCTCAAAGTATTCGGCAGCTGGCCCACCATCTACGAAGGCCTCTCCAGCCTCCCCCCGCGCGCCCTCGAAAAATGGCTCGCCTTCGACCACTTCTATTCCGACCACTCCTTCCCTGCCGCGCTGGAAATCGTCTTTTCCCAACCCGTCCGCCGCCTGCTCGACGTGGGCGGCAACACCGGCCGCTGGGCGCTGCAATGCGTGGCATACAGCCCGGAAGTGCAAGTCACCATCATGGATTTGCCCCAACAAATCCAACTGATGAAAGAGCACACCGCCCGCCTACCCGGCGCCGACCGCATCCACGGCCACCCCGCCAACCTGCTCGACCCCGCCACCCCCTTCCCCGAAGGCTTCGACGCCATCTGGATGAGCCAATTCCTCGACTGCTTTACCGAAGAGCAAGTTACCTCCATCCTCAGCCGCGCCGCCAAGAGCATGGGCGAAAACAGCACCCTTTATATCCTCGAGCCCCTATGGGACAGGCAGAAACACGAAACCGCCGCCTACTGCCTCACCCAAACCAGCCTCTACTTCACCGCCATGGCCAACGGCAACAGCAAACTCTTCCACAGCGCCGACCTGATCCGCTGCATCGAAGCCGCCGGCCTGCAAACCGCCAAAATCCACAACAACATCGGCCTCGGCAACAGCCTCATCTGCTGCAAAAAAGCATAA
- a CDS encoding restriction endonuclease yields the protein MPIPHFDDLRQPTLAILSDGEIRKKSDLILPLQQHFKLSNKEISQEYESGKGAIFPDRISWVLSYFAMTGLLDRPKRGYYVINELGRKYSKKSSEEIIEYVKQKMMEREQGKQKHQKKFIVTAQTDTVESTPQEQLYNSYQDIRQVVYDEILDTILSKSPAAFEKLVVELLQKMGYGGALDKSGRVTKQSRDGGIDGEIREDVLGLGRIHIQAKCYQREKTIGRPEIQSFAGALLGSNANKGVFITTAQYTDDAKKYAETIPNARIVLIDGNKLAEYIYQYGLGMQVEQTIVIKKLDTDYWDEIPNNTNSNN from the coding sequence ATGCCTATCCCTCATTTCGATGATTTACGCCAACCTACTCTTGCTATTTTGAGCGATGGAGAAATAAGGAAAAAATCTGATTTAATTCTACCGTTGCAACAACATTTTAAATTGAGCAATAAAGAGATTTCCCAAGAATATGAATCTGGTAAAGGCGCAATTTTCCCCGACCGTATCTCTTGGGTACTCAGCTATTTTGCTATGACAGGTTTACTAGACCGACCTAAACGCGGCTACTATGTTATCAATGAATTAGGAAGAAAATATTCAAAAAAATCTTCTGAAGAAATTATTGAATATGTTAAACAGAAAATGATGGAGCGGGAGCAAGGAAAACAAAAACACCAAAAAAAATTTATTGTTACCGCACAAACTGATACCGTAGAAAGTACACCGCAAGAACAGCTATATAATTCCTATCAAGACATCCGCCAAGTTGTATACGATGAAATTTTGGATACCATTCTGAGTAAAAGCCCAGCTGCATTCGAAAAGTTAGTGGTCGAACTGTTACAAAAAATGGGCTACGGGGGTGCGTTGGATAAGTCAGGCCGAGTAACCAAACAAAGCAGAGACGGCGGTATAGATGGTGAAATCCGAGAAGATGTGCTGGGTTTAGGCCGTATTCATATACAAGCCAAATGCTACCAGCGCGAAAAAACTATTGGCAGGCCAGAGATTCAAAGCTTTGCCGGTGCATTGCTTGGCAGCAATGCTAATAAAGGTGTTTTTATTACTACAGCCCAGTATACCGATGATGCTAAAAAATATGCCGAAACTATTCCCAATGCCCGCATTGTTTTAATAGATGGTAATAAATTGGCTGAGTATATCTACCAATACGGCCTAGGTATGCAAGTAGAGCAAACCATTGTTATCAAAAAACTGGACACCGACTATTGGGATGAAATCCCGAACAATACCAATAGTAACAACTGA
- a CDS encoding D-alanyl-D-alanine carboxypeptidase family protein — protein MKQKLTLLTLSLLVAGWQVQAAPQAASAPRQASAPAASAPAAAVNSAATQPVTAVGLPEIKASAYAVYDAQSGQMLASHKLNEHIEPASLTKLMTAYLVFKALEEGKLKPDQTFTVSEQGWKVEGSRMFLDPKTPARVDDLLKGLIVQSGNDASITLAEAVAGSEAQFVQLMNAEAKRLGMKDTHFENSTGLPGAQHYTSVQDLITLSAAIIHDYPQYYPLYSIQSYSYNNITQPNRNLLLYRDPDVDGMKTGHTDSAGYNLVASSKRNGRRVISVVVGTESMQARAAESSKLLNWALQSYDTPKLYEAETAISQVKVYKGADNAVNVGFIDATYITVPHGQAAQLQPVLETVQPVLAPISKGQVLGTVKFMDAQNRVVAQKDVVALNDVAEAGFFGRLWDSIVLWFKSLFSGS, from the coding sequence ATGAAACAAAAACTCACCCTCCTCACCCTATCCCTTTTAGTGGCCGGCTGGCAGGTGCAGGCCGCGCCGCAAGCCGCTTCCGCCCCCCGCCAAGCCTCTGCCCCCGCCGCTTCCGCTCCGGCTGCCGCCGTCAATTCCGCCGCTACCCAGCCCGTAACCGCCGTGGGGCTGCCCGAAATCAAAGCCTCGGCCTATGCCGTGTATGACGCGCAAAGCGGCCAGATGCTCGCCTCGCACAAATTAAACGAACACATCGAACCCGCCTCGCTCACCAAGCTGATGACCGCCTATTTGGTGTTTAAAGCGCTGGAAGAAGGCAAACTCAAGCCCGACCAAACCTTTACCGTTTCCGAGCAGGGCTGGAAGGTGGAAGGCTCGCGCATGTTCCTCGATCCGAAAACCCCCGCCCGCGTGGACGATTTGCTCAAAGGCCTGATTGTGCAGTCCGGCAACGATGCCTCCATTACCCTGGCCGAAGCCGTGGCCGGCAGCGAAGCGCAGTTTGTGCAGCTGATGAACGCCGAAGCCAAACGGCTCGGCATGAAAGACACTCATTTTGAAAACAGCACCGGCCTGCCCGGCGCGCAGCACTACACCTCGGTGCAAGACCTCATCACCCTTTCCGCCGCCATTATTCACGACTATCCGCAATACTATCCACTCTATTCCATCCAGTCTTACAGCTACAACAACATCACCCAGCCCAACCGCAACCTGCTGCTCTACCGCGACCCCGACGTGGACGGCATGAAAACCGGCCACACCGACAGCGCAGGCTACAACCTGGTTGCCTCCAGCAAACGCAACGGCCGCCGCGTGATTTCCGTGGTGGTGGGTACCGAAAGCATGCAGGCGCGCGCCGCCGAGAGCAGCAAACTGCTCAACTGGGCGCTGCAATCCTACGACACGCCCAAACTGTATGAGGCCGAAACCGCCATTTCGCAGGTGAAAGTGTATAAAGGCGCGGATAACGCGGTGAACGTGGGCTTTATCGACGCCACCTATATCACCGTGCCGCACGGCCAGGCCGCGCAGCTGCAGCCCGTGCTGGAAACCGTGCAGCCCGTGCTCGCGCCGATTAGCAAAGGCCAAGTGCTCGGCACTGTGAAATTTATGGACGCGCAAAACCGCGTGGTGGCGCAGAAAGACGTGGTGGCGCTCAACGACGTGGCCGAAGCCGGCTTCTTCGGCCGCCTGTGGGACAGCATTGTACTGTGGTTTAAGAGCCTGTTTAGCGGGTCTTAA
- the ilvA gene encoding threonine ammonia-lyase, biosynthetic, producing MPLPHTDYLTRILTASVYDVAAETPLDFARNLSARSGNRILLKREDLQPVFSFKIRGAYNKMAKLPPELLQKGVITASAGNHAQGVALSAQKLGCEATIVMPETTPQIKVDAVRSRGGKVVLKGVSFNDAYDHAVELAKSSGQTYIPPFDDPDVIAGQGTIGLEIVRQHSKPIDAVFVPIGGGGLAAGVAVFIKQVRPEIKVIGVQTHDSCAMKTSIEEGRLVALKDVGLFSDGTAVKLVGEETFRLCREFLDEIITVDTDAICGALKDIFDDTRSICEPAGALALAGLKAYIAREQAQGQTLIAVTSGANINFHRLRHVSERSELGEGNEGIFAVSIPEQPGSFLKFINILGSRNITEFNYRYGDDATAHIFVGIQSKGASDLAAISAELTAAGLPNTDLTDDETAKIHIRYMVGGRTGKVAHERLFSFEFPERPGALAYFLSRMQSSWNITLFHYRNHGSDYGRVLVGIDVPPADHQAFATFLQELGYVHTEQTDNAAYRLFLGQA from the coding sequence ATGCCCCTGCCCCACACCGACTACCTCACCCGCATCCTCACCGCCTCCGTTTACGACGTGGCCGCCGAAACGCCGCTCGATTTCGCCCGCAACCTTTCCGCGCGCAGCGGCAACCGCATCTTGCTCAAACGCGAAGACCTGCAGCCCGTTTTCTCTTTCAAAATCAGGGGGGCATACAACAAAATGGCCAAGCTGCCGCCCGAGCTCTTGCAAAAAGGCGTGATTACCGCCAGCGCCGGCAACCACGCGCAGGGCGTGGCGCTTTCCGCGCAGAAGCTCGGCTGCGAAGCCACCATCGTGATGCCCGAAACCACGCCGCAGATTAAAGTGGACGCTGTGCGTTCGCGCGGCGGCAAAGTGGTGCTCAAAGGCGTGTCGTTCAACGATGCCTACGACCACGCCGTAGAGCTGGCCAAAAGCAGCGGCCAAACCTATATCCCGCCGTTTGACGATCCCGACGTGATTGCCGGCCAAGGCACCATCGGGCTGGAAATCGTGCGCCAGCATTCCAAGCCGATTGATGCCGTGTTCGTGCCCATCGGCGGCGGCGGGCTGGCGGCCGGCGTGGCCGTGTTCATTAAGCAGGTGCGCCCCGAAATCAAGGTAATCGGCGTGCAAACCCATGATTCCTGCGCCATGAAAACCTCCATCGAAGAAGGCCGCCTGGTGGCGCTCAAAGACGTCGGCCTGTTTTCAGACGGCACAGCGGTGAAGCTGGTGGGCGAAGAAACCTTCCGCCTGTGCCGCGAATTCTTAGATGAAATCATCACGGTGGACACCGACGCTATCTGCGGCGCGCTCAAAGATATTTTCGACGACACCCGCAGCATCTGCGAGCCCGCCGGTGCGCTGGCCTTGGCCGGCCTCAAAGCCTATATCGCCCGCGAGCAGGCGCAGGGCCAAACCCTGATTGCCGTCACCAGCGGCGCCAACATCAATTTCCACCGCCTGCGCCACGTTTCCGAGCGCAGCGAGCTGGGCGAAGGCAACGAAGGTATTTTTGCCGTGTCGATTCCCGAACAGCCCGGCAGCTTCCTCAAGTTCATCAACATTTTGGGCAGCCGCAACATCACCGAATTCAACTACCGCTACGGCGACGACGCCACCGCCCATATTTTCGTGGGTATCCAAAGCAAAGGCGCGTCCGACCTGGCCGCCATCAGCGCCGAACTCACCGCCGCCGGCCTGCCCAACACCGACCTCACCGACGACGAAACCGCCAAAATCCACATCCGCTATATGGTAGGCGGCCGCACCGGCAAAGTGGCGCACGAACGCCTGTTCAGCTTCGAGTTCCCCGAACGCCCCGGCGCGCTGGCCTACTTCCTCAGCCGGATGCAGAGCAGCTGGAACATCACCCTGTTCCACTACCGCAACCACGGCTCGGATTACGGCCGCGTGCTGGTGGGCATCGACGTGCCGCCCGCCGACCACCAAGCCTTCGCCACCTTCCTGCAAGAGCTGGGCTATGTGCACACCGAGCAAACCGACAACGCCGCCTACCGCCTATTCCTCGGCCAGGCCTAA